One Microtus pennsylvanicus isolate mMicPen1 chromosome 3, mMicPen1.hap1, whole genome shotgun sequence DNA window includes the following coding sequences:
- the Osgin2 gene encoding oxidative stress-induced growth inhibitor 2 isoform X2: MEGSMLTISFGNWMELPGLKFKDWMSSKRRNLKGDRVVPEEIARYYKHYVNVMGLQKNFRENTYITSVSRLYRDQGDNGGQDRDISTKRLQNQKSKFIKRNWEIRGYQRIAGGSHVPFCLFAENVALATGTLDSPAHLEVEGEELPFVFHSLPEFGAAVNRGELCGRVDPVLIVGSGLTAADAVLCAYNNNIPVIHVFRRRVTDPGLIFKQLPQKLYPEYHKVYDMMCAQAYSADSDPVSEYTSFPEHRVLSFKSDMKCVLESHSGLKRIFKLSAAVVLIGSHPNLSFLKEQGCYLGRHSSRPITCKGNPVEVDAYTYECVKEANLFALGPLVGDNFVRFLKGGALAVTRCLATRQKKKQHLFVERGGGDGIA, encoded by the coding sequence GAACTTAAAGGGGGACCGTGTTGTGCCAGAGGAAATAGCTCGCTACTATAAACACTATGTGAATGTCATGGGTCTTCAGAAGAATTTCAGAGAGAATACTTACATAACCTCTGTATCGAGACTCTACAGAGACCAAGGTGATAATGGTGGTCAAGACAGAGATATTTCAACAAAGCGTTTACAGAACCAGAAGTCAAAATTTATCAAGAGAAACTGGGAAATCAGAGGCTATCAGCGAATAGCAGGTGGTTCTCATGTTCCCTTTTGCCTCTTCGCTGAGAATGTAGCTCTTGCAACAGGAACCTTGGATTCTCCTGCCCACCTGGAAGTGGAGGGGGAAGAGCTTCCTTTTGTGTTCCACTCACTGCCTGAGTTCGGTGCTGCTGTCAACAGAGGGGAGCTGTGTGGCAGAGTGGACCCAGTGCTGATCGTCGGCTCCGGCCTCACCGCAGCTGACGCGGTGCTGTGTGCCTACAACAACAACATCCCTGTGATCCATGTCTTCCGCAGACGAGTAACTGACCCAGGCTTAATTTTCAAACAGCTTCCCCAGAAGCTGTATCCTGAGTACCACAAAGTGTATGACATGATGTGCGCTCAGGCATACTCCGCAGACTCGGACCCTGTGTCTGAGTACACCAGCTTTCCTgagcaccgtgtgctctccttcAAGTCAGACATGAAGTGCGTTCTTGAGAGCCACTCGGGACTGAAGAGAATATTTAAGCTGTCCGCAGCTGTGGTCTTGATCGGTTCCCATCCTAACCTGTCCTTTCTGAAGGAACAAGGGTGTTACCTAGGCCGCCACTCCAGCCGGCCAATAACGTGCAAGGGGAACCCTGTGGAGGTCGATGCATACACCTATGAGTGTGTGAAAGAGGCCAACCTTTTCGCTCTGGGCCCTTTGGTTGGAGACAATTTTGTTCGATTTTTAAAGGGAGGGGCACTGGCTGTTACACGCTGTTTGGCTACgagacagaagaaaaagcagcatttgtttgttgaaagaggaggaggagacggGATAGCTTAA